Within the Bacillota bacterium genome, the region TATGGCATTCCACTCACAAAGCAATTTCTAGACATTATCAAAATGTCTCTTTCGTTACCTGCCCGTCCCCAGGAGTACTACATTTTCGACTTGTTCAAGCAACCAAACAGAGAAGTAGCACGGGAGTATATCTTTCGACATGAAGTTAAAAACGTGCTGTATAAAATGTTAATCAATACCCCAAAGATAGCTAAGAAATCGCCCCTTACCAACAAAGGCAGATTTGCCCGTAAAGCACTGCGTAATGGCCTTGCGATAGCACCTACAATCTGCACTATTAATAAGGGTAAGGTAAAGTACTACAATGAACACTCGCCCCAGGGAGATGTGTTCGTCAAGACTTTGAGTGGCCGTGGAGGTAAAGGCGCAGACCTCTGGCAGTACGATCAGGAGACAAATTTATTTACCCATAGTAAGGTCAAAGGTAAATATAAGTTAGAAGATGTTTTAGAGCTCTATTCCAAAAAGAGCAAAAAGGAATCCTATATTTTTCAGCAGAAGGTATCTAACCATCCAGACCTGTCTGAGATAGCATGTAATGCTCTATCAACTTGTAGAATTGTCACCATGCTAAACGAAAACGATCAACCCGAAGTTGTGACTGCTGTATTAAGGATGGCAGCTAGAGCCGATAGCATCGTTGATAATATTCATCGAGGCGGCATTGCAGCTCCGATTGATATAATAGATGGACGTTTGGGGAAGGCAACGAATCTCGGTGTGGTTGACCGCGTCGAACGCCTCTCCAACCATCCTGTTTCCGGTGCGAAAATTGAAGGGCGTGAGCTGCCATTCTGGCCTGATGCCATTAGCGCAGCGCTGCATGCTCATGAAGTTTTTCGTCCCCGAGTAATTATCGGCTGGGATATTGCGATTACTGCATTCGGTCCTGTCATAATTGAAGGGAATGCACAACCATGTGTAGATTTAATCCAACGCCCTTACGACAAACCGCTGGGAAATTCTCGTTTCGGTGAGTTATTGGCATACCATCTCCGTAAACTCAACTTCGGCTAGGCGCCAAGGCACCTACCAGATTAAACAATAAAGGCGTGGTTCGATGAAACTTCAGGCAAATGCTGAACCAGCAAAAAACTATTCTGTCATAGCAAAAGATTTGGGGATAAAATATCTAGCTGGCCGAAAAGGCGAAGATTTAAAATCCCTGGTCCTCAACCCCCGCGTTCGAAGCGGTGTATTTTGGGCACTCAGGCAAGTGGATTTTTCCTGCTTTGCCGGGGACGTAGTGGGGATTATCGGGTCCAATGGTGCAGGAAAAACTACGCTTTGTCGCGTAATCTCTAACTTACTTCGGCCAGATGAAGGGTCAATGACTGTCAAGGGGGAGGTTTCCGCCCTCCTATCTATGGGGACTGGGTTTAACCATGGGTTATCGGGAAAAGACAACATTTTTCTCAATGGGATGATGCTTGGATTCTCAAAAAAAGAGATAACAAAAATGTACGATGACATCGTTGAGTTCTCCGGCCTGCATGAGTTTATTAACCAACCTATAAAAAAGTATTCTTCAGGTATGCGTTCCCGGTTAGGCTTCAGTATTGCCACAATGCTTAACCCTGAAATTCTGGTTTTAGATGAGGCGTTAAGTACTGGTGACGCTGATTTTAAAGCACGGGCGATGCAAAAAACCAAAGAACTTGTTGCCAACGCGAAAATAGTGATTATTGTTTCGCACAATATAGATTTTATCGCTAAAAACTGCTCAAAAGCCGTGTGGATTGACAGGGGGCGGGTAATGGCCCATGGCGAACCCGCCGAGGTTTGCGACAAATACCGTGCAATGGTAGCGGAAAAGCGGCTCAAGAAGCCGCCCAAGCGTTTGCGCTTGCGTAAAACCGAGACCCTGCCTGGTGACGAAATAGTGATTGAAGCTAAAGACCTCGGCCTCAAGTACAATTTGGATGGGAAAGATTTTTGGGCATTGAGACATTGCAATCTGGCTGTCAAAGAGGGAGATATTCTTGGGGTCATTGGCCATAATGGCGCCGGAAAATCTACACTTTGCAAATTGATTAGTGAGATTCTTAAACCTGATGAAGGCTCAATCAGTGTAAAGGGTAACATCAATGCTCTACTCAGTTTGGGATCTGGGTTCAACCGGCAGTTGTCCGGGAGAGATAATATTTTTCTCAATGGTTTGTTGCTGGGGATCCCCAAAAAAGAGCTGGAGTATCTTTATGATGATATTGTCGAGTTCTCCGGGCTGGAGAAATCGATTCATCTGCCAGTAAAGAACTACTCCAGCGGTATGGTATCCCGGCTTGGGTTTAGCATTGCTGCTATGTTGGAGCCAGATATCTTTATCATTGATGAAGCTTTGTCAGCTGGCGATATGTCCTTTTATGAGCGGGCAAGTGAGCGGATTCAGGAAATGGTGAAAAGCGCCAAAGCGGTTGTGATTGTTACTCACAGCATGAAGTTTGTGCAGAATGTTTGTACCCGAGCTGTCTGGATGAAGCAGGGCAATATAATTCAAGAAGGTAATCCCGGGGAAATCATTGAGATGTATAGACAGGATGTTCGCCAAGCTAGAGCGAAGATGAAGTAAATATGGCTAGCCCTCTCCTGTTTTTGGGGAGGGTTTGCTTCTTCATTTAGCATTCAATAGGTGTTGATTGCGTGTTATAATGGTTAAAGTTATATCTATCAATTTGCTAAG harbors:
- a CDS encoding ABC transporter ATP-binding protein, giving the protein MKLQANAEPAKNYSVIAKDLGIKYLAGRKGEDLKSLVLNPRVRSGVFWALRQVDFSCFAGDVVGIIGSNGAGKTTLCRVISNLLRPDEGSMTVKGEVSALLSMGTGFNHGLSGKDNIFLNGMMLGFSKKEITKMYDDIVEFSGLHEFINQPIKKYSSGMRSRLGFSIATMLNPEILVLDEALSTGDADFKARAMQKTKELVANAKIVIIVSHNIDFIAKNCSKAVWIDRGRVMAHGEPAEVCDKYRAMVAEKRLKKPPKRLRLRKTETLPGDEIVIEAKDLGLKYNLDGKDFWALRHCNLAVKEGDILGVIGHNGAGKSTLCKLISEILKPDEGSISVKGNINALLSLGSGFNRQLSGRDNIFLNGLLLGIPKKELEYLYDDIVEFSGLEKSIHLPVKNYSSGMVSRLGFSIAAMLEPDIFIIDEALSAGDMSFYERASERIQEMVKSAKAVVIVTHSMKFVQNVCTRAVWMKQGNIIQEGNPGEIIEMYRQDVRQARAKMK